A window of Micromonospora sp. WMMC415 genomic DNA:
GCTTCGTGCCGAGCAGGTCCCGCATGTTGATCCGGATCTCCGCCCACCGGACGGCGGTCAGGATCACGTGTACGCCGAAGCCCAGCCCGCGGTTGGCCAGGTTCGTGATGGTCTGCTCCAGCTCCTCGTACTCCTGGCGCAGCGTGTTCCAGCCGTCGACCACGAGGAAGACGTCACCGAACGGGTCGTCGGCGAACTCACCGGCGGCCCGGCGGCGGCGGTAGCTCGCCACCGAGTCGATGCCGTACTGGGCGAACCGGGTCTCCCGGTCGTCCAGGACCGCCACCACCTCGGCCACGGTCCGCCGGACCGCCTCGGTGTCCCGCCGGCCGGCGACGCCGGCCGTGTGCGGCAGCCCGTCCAGGCTGCGCAACGCGCCACCGCCGAAGTCGAGGCAGAAGAACTGCACCTCGCGCGGGGTGTGGGTCAGCGCGAGCGACGCCAGCAGCGTCCGCAGCATGGTGCTCTTGCCGCTGAGCGAGGCGCCGACGATCACCACGTTGCCGCCGGCGCCACCCAGCTCCACCAGCAACGGGTCGCGGCGCTGCTCGTACGGGCGGTCCACCACGCCCACCGGGACGGTGAGCTGGCCGCGGCCTCCCCAGTCTGCCGTGCAGAGCCCGTACGTCGGATGGGCGCTGAGCGCCGGCAGCAGCTCGCCGAGGCCGGGCGGGTCGGCCAGCGGCGGCAGCCAGACCTGGTGCGCCGGGCGGCCCTGCCCCGTGATCCGGTCGATCAGCACGTCGAGCATCGCCACGGCCTTGCCCTCGGCCGGCTGCTCCGGTTCCGGGGTGGCCGGCACCGGAACCTGCGGGTCCCGCACCGGGAGGTAGTCCACTCCGTACGGCACGATCCGCCGCTGGACCATCGCCTGTGAGGCCGCGGCCACCTGCCCCGGCGCCCGGTACGGCCCGGAGACGTACGCGGCCCGGAACCGGAGCATCGTGCTGGTGTCGGTCTTCAGGTAACCGTGGCCCGGGGCGTTCGGCAGCTCGTACGCGTCCGGCACGCCGAGCACGATCCGGCTCTCCACCGCGGAGAAGGTGCGCAGACCGATCCGGTACGACAGGTGCGTGTCCAGACCGCGCAGCTTGCCCTCCTCCAGGCGCTGGCTGGCCAGCAGCAGGTGCACCCCGAGCGAGCGGCCCAGCCGGCCGATCATCACGAAGAGGTCGATGAAGTCGGGCTTCGCGGCGAGCAGCTCGCTGAACTCGTCACAGATGATGAGCAGGCTCGGCATCGGCTCCAGCGGCTCGCCGGCCGCCCGGGCCTTCTCGTAGTCGTACCGCGAGACGTAGTTGCCGGCCGCACGCAGCACCTCCTGCCGCCGGGTCATCTCGCCGGCGAGCGCGTCCCGCATCCGGTCGACCAGTGGCAGCTCGTCGGCGAGGTTGGTGATCACCGCGCTGGTGTGGGGCAGCGCCTCCAGGGAGGCGAAGGTCGCGCCGCCCTTGAAGTCGACCAGGACGAAGTTCAGCTCCTCCGAGGAGTGGGTGACGGCGAGCGCGCCGACGATCGTCCGCAGCAGCTCGCTCTTGCCGGAACCGGTGGCCCCGATGACCAGACCGTGCGGGCCCATGCCCTCGTGCGCGGACTCCTTGAAGTCCAGCTCCACCACGTTGCCGTCCGGCCCGACGCCGAGCGGGATGCGCAGCCGGTCCCGGTGGCTGCGTGGCCGCCAGGTCTGGTGGACGTCCAGCGTGGCGGCGTCGCCGACACCGAGCAGGTCGGGCAGCTCCATGCTGCGGGCCAGCGGCTCGTCGGCGGTGGCCTGCTGCTGGGAGAGCCGGAACGGGGCCAGCTGCCGCGCCAGCCCCTCGGCGGCGGAGGCGCTCAGCCGGTCGGGAGTGCCGAGCCGGGACGACGTGGTGCCACGGACCAGTTCCAGCGAGGTGCCGTCGCCCACGTCGAGGCAGAGCAGCCAGCGGCCGGCGTCGCGCGGCACGGCGCCGGAGAGGTCGATGACGGTGGCACCGAGCAGGCCCGCCCCCATCAGCTGGCAGGTCGCCGAGACCTCGCCGCCGTCGATCACCACCACCAGGTGCGGCAGCGTCGTGAGCGGCTTCGCCTCCGGGGCGAAGCGGGGCCGGCCGGCCAGCTCGCCGGCGAGCGACTCCTCCGCCTCGGCCAGGCTCGGGAACACCAGCCGGCGCGCACCCGCCGCGTCACTTCGTCCACTGTGGTGGGCGTGCGGCAACCACTTCACCCAGTCCCAGGCGCCCTGGCGGTCGGGGGCCGCCACCACCGCGACGACCAGGTCGTCCGGCGCGTGGAAGGTCGCGAGTTGGCCGAGGGCGGCACGGGCCAGGTCCAGCACCGGCTCGCGGTCGCCGCGCAGCACCACCCGGCTGAACGCGCGCACCGACAGCGCGGTCGGCAGGTCCGGCACGGTCGAGTGGGCGCGCACGAACCGGCGCAACGCGATCGCGCTCATCGGCTCCAGGTCCTCGACCGGTTTGGTCTCGGGCGGCACGATCTCCACCGCGAGGCGCTGCGGGCCGGTGGCGATGCGGGTCTCGCCGAAGTCGTCCTCGGTGATCCGCCGCTCCCACAGCCGGCGCGACGCGGCGACCGACCACAGGGCGTCCGGCTCCGGGTGGCGCCACGCCATCGCGGCCCGCTGCTGCTCGGCGGCGCGCCGGGTGCGCTTGCGCATCTGCGCCAGGTACCGCATGTAGTCGCGGCGGTCGGCGTTGAGCTCCGCCTTGTCGTTGTTGCCGTGGCTCAGCGAGCCGATCGCCATCCCCAGCATCGAGATGCCGAAGAGACCACCGGCGACGTACGTCATCATGCCGCCGCCACGTCCGGCGTAGAGGAACGCCATCGCGCCGACGCCGCAGACCATCGGCAGGATCATCAGCAGCTGACCCATCCCGCGCGGCGTCGGCTCCGGCAGTTCCGGCGGCGACTCCAGCAGGACCTCGCCCCGCGGCAGGGCCGGGCCCGCCTGGCGTGGCGGTCGGCGGAAAACCACCGTGCTCACGGTTGTCCCCTTCCCCCTGAGACGATCGCGCGGGCGGCCCGGGTCGTCGGGTGGGCATCGTACGCGCCCGCCATCGTAGGTAATCTCCCGTGGGCGTCACGGACCCGTGCGGCGCGGGCCCGGCCGGCCGGAGGACGAGCGAGGAGGCCACTGTGGCGACGAAGACGGCGACCGGTGGGCTGAGCCGGATCACCATCGTGGCGCCGCGCACCCGGATGGACCTGGCGCTGCCGTCCGACGTACCCCTGGCGGACCTGCTGCCCACGCTGCTGCGCTACGCCGGCGAGGACTTGGCGGACGAGGGCGTCCGGCACGGCGGCTGGCGCCTGGCGCGGCTCGGCGGGCCGCCGCTGGACGGGGGACGGACGGCCGCGCAGCTCGGCATCCGCGACGGCGAGGTCCTCTACTTCAACCCGCGCACCTCGGCCGCGCCGGAGATCGTCTTCGACGACGTGGTCGACGCGGTGGCGACCGCCACCAACCAGCGTCCGGGGGCCTGGCAGGTCGGCACCACGCGCGCCTTCGCGGTGCTCTTCGCGGCGGTGGCACTCGGCGGCGGCGCCCTGGCCGCGCTGTTCACCGGCCCACCGCAGCTCCCCGGCGCACTCGCCGCGCTGCTCGTCGCGGTCGCGCTGCTGGTCGGCGCCGCGGTGCTGTCCCGGGCCGCCGCCGACAGCGCAACCGGGTCGGCGCTCGCCCTGGCCGGTCTGGGGTACGCGGCCGTCGGCGGCCTGCTGCTGCTGGCCGGCGACCGTACGCTGACCGAGCTGGCCGCCCCGCACGTGCTGCTCGCCGCCACGGCGGTCGTGCTCGGCGCGGCCGTGGCGGCGCTGGCCGTGGGGGACCGGCTGCCGGTGTTCTTCGGCGCGGTCGCGGTCGGCGCGGCCACCGCGGTCGGCGCGCTGCTCTGCCTGGCGTTCGGCATCGGCCCGGCGGCTGCCGCGGCGGTCGTGGCCGCCGTGGCGTTCGGGGCCGTCCCGGCGCTGCCCATGGCCGCGTACCGACTGGCCCGGCTGCCCGTCCCGTCCATCCCCACCGGCCCGGAGGACCTGAAGACCGACAGCGAGTCCGTGGACGGGCGGCGGGTGCTCCAGCTCAGCGAACGCGCGGACGAGTTCCTCACCGGTCTGGTGTGGACGGTCTCGTTGCTGGTCCTGGGCGCCGAGCTGGTGCTCGCGCTGGACGGGCGGCTGCCGGCCGTCCTGCTCTGCCTCGTCCTGGCCCTGCTCTCCCTGCTGCGGGCGCGGCCGTTCCTCGGCCGGGCGCAGCGGACGCCGGTGCTGTTCGCGGGGACCGCCGGGCTCGGCCTGGCGGCCGCGGCCGCCTTCACGGACGGATCCGTGGCGCTGCGGCTCGGTCTCATCCTCGGCGGCCTGCTGCTCGCCGCCGTGGTGAGCCTGATCTACGGCCTCACGGTGGCCGGCAAGCGGATCTCCCCGGTGTGGGGTCGGCTGCTCGACATCGTGGAGATCCTGCTCATCATCGCGCTGGTACCGCTGGCCGTCTGGGTCGTCGGCCTCTACGGCTGGATCGTCAACCTCCGCCCCTGACCCGCGGGGAGCTGCCCGCGCGGACGGGGCACCGGCTCGCGCTCAGGCGGTCGGGGCGAGGGTGTCGACGCTTGCAGCCACCGGTGCGGTGGCGTAGACGCCGGGCGCGTGCTGGCCGTCCACCGGGCGGGACGGCGCACCGCACTTGCGGGCGACGTCCCGGACGACCTTCACCAGCGCCTCGACGTGGTTGTCGAGCGCCGCGACGCGTAGCAGCGGCGCTGCCAGCCGGCCGCCCGGCAGCACCCCGACAGCGAGCGTGTGCGACGGTGCGGAGGTCGCGGTGACCGCGTCCACGAGCGTGGCGTACGACGCCTCGGCGCGGGGCCGGAGGGTGAGGCAACGCTGCGTCCAGCCGAAGCCGCGCAGCCCGGTCCAGGTCTCGGTGGGCGGGGCGGGCGCCAGGTCCAGCCCGGCCGCCGAGAGAACCGCGGCGCGCAGTTCGTCCCGGCCGAGCGGGCGGTGGGCGAGGCCGGCCGCGGTCAGCGCCTTGCCCAGCCGGCCGACACCCGCCGAGAGCGTGCGGTGCACCCCGGGCATCCCGCCGCCGCGGCTGACCGACTCCACCCGGGCGTCGCGCACCGACAGCCGCAGCGCCACCCAGACCGTCCGGTGGGCGGCCGGGGGCGCGCCGGGCGCCGGGTACCAGACCAGGGTGTGCGACACCACCTGGGCGCGGGTCACCGGACCGCTGAACTCGGTGAGGACGCGGACCGCCCGGTCCACCACCGCGGCCTCGACCGGTCCGGGCCCGGACCGGCCCTGCACCGCCACGGCGGCGAACCAGCCCTGGGCGTCCTGTCCGACACCGAGCCGGGTACCCCGGTCGGTCAACTCGACGACGGTCAGCTCGGGCGCCAGCGGGGCCAGGCGGGGGTCGACCGCGGTGCCCGCCTTGACGCTGCTCCGCGCCCGCTCGGCGCGCCGGCGCAGGCGGCGGCGCAGCAGCAGGTCCTCGTACCACCAGCGGCCGCCCCGGCGGGCGAGCACGGCGACCACGACCAGGGCGGCGAGCACGGCGACGATCGGGGCGAGCCAGGTCGGCCCGCCCAGCGTCGCCGCGACCGCGAGGGCGCACAGCTCCAGGACGACGAGCTGCCCCACCGCGACGGGCCCGAGCCGACCCCGTCGGGGCGCCGGACCGGACGGGGCGGTGGCCGGCCGCTCCGCCCGGGCCGGTGCGCCGGTCTGCGGGGGGCGGCCCGGAGGCGCCTGAACCTGCGTCATCGGTGGCAGTCCTTCCTGGACGGACCGCGGCGGCGTCGTCACCGGCGCGGGCGGCGGTCCCGGTGGCCCGCCGACGGCCCCTTATCGTAGGGAAGCCCGCGGCGCCGACACGGACCCGATCGTCGCGGACCCACCCCCGCCGGAGGTTAGCCATGCGGACCCGCCGCGACCAGGTGCAGGCGTACCGCTTCGTCACCCGTCGGATCGTCTCGGCGCTGCTGTCGGGCGACCCGGAGACGAACAACCTGCCGATGCGGCGGCTCGGCATGGCGGTCTTCGGCAGCGTGATCGCCGCGGCGGTGGTGCTCGGCGGCGTCGGCGCGTACGGGCAGCTCACCGGCAACACGGCCCCGCTGGAGCAGAACACGCTGGTGATCGAGCGGGAGACCGGCGCGACGTACGTCTTCCTCGACGGCCAGTTGCATCCCACGCTCAACTACGCCTCGGCCCGCCTGATCCTCGGCGAGGCCGACCCCGAGATCCGCACGATGTCGCAGGCGTCGATCCGGGACCGGCCGCGCGGCCGTACGGTCGGCATCGTCGGCGCCCCCGACGCCCTGCCGGACCGGAAGTCCCTCACCGGACTGCCCTGGTCGGTCTGCGACGTGCCGGACCCGGCCGGCGCCGGCCGCTCGGCCACCCGCCTGGTGATCGACCGGGCGCTGCCCGGCGGCACGCCGCTCGGCGACCGGGCGGTGCTGGTCCAGGTCGACGGCCAGCGCCATCTGCTCACCGGCGACGCCCGGCTGCAGGTGGTTGGCGGTGACGCGGCGATCGCCGCCCTCCGGATGGCCGGGGCGCCCACGGTCGCCGTCGGCCAGCAGTTGCTCAACGCGGTGCCCGCCGGCCCGACCCTGCGCGAGCCGTCCATCCCGGGGGACGACGAACCGGGCCGGGTCCGGGTGGGCGGCTCGGAGGCCCGGATCGGTCAGGTCTTCCGGGCGGCGGGCCGGCACTACGTCCTCACCCGCGAGGGGCTGGCCTCGATCGGTGAGGTGAGCGCACTCCTGCTGCTGCGGGCCGGCGGGACAGTGACCGACATCACTCCGGATGAGGCGGGGCGGCTGCTGACCGATCAGCGCGTGGAGGCGGAGGGCCTCCCGCAGACCCTGCCCGCGCTGCACCCGGTCGCGCCGGGCCGGTCGGTGCTCTGCGCGACGTACCGCGCGGGCGCGGACGGCGGGCCGCCCACCACCACCATCGAGGTGTTCGACCGGGCCCCGGCCGAGCTGTCCGCCGACCGGGAGGGCCCGCTGCCGCTCCGGCAGTCCTCCCGGGACGGCGTACGCACGGCGGAGACCGTGCTGCTTCCCGGCGGCAAGGGCGTGCTGGTCCAGGCCGCGACCGGCTCCGGGGAGAGCGGCGCACCCGCACCCGGCGCCACCGTGCACCTGGTCACCCCCCAGGGGCTCCGCCACCCCCTCGGTCCCGGCGCGCAGACCGCGCTCGGGTACGAGGGAGTGACTCCGCTGGTCGTACCGGCCTCGCTGCTGGCGCTCATCCCCACCGGCCCCACTCTGGACCGGGAGGACGCGCTGACGCGGTACGCGCCGGCCGACCCGTCCCCGCCCGCAGCGCCGGCCGCGACCGGCTCGCCGGCCGCCGAATGACGGGACCCGGCCGTCGGCGGGTCGCCCGGCGTCGCCCCGGTCGACTAACCTGAGCGTCGCCAACGGTTATCGACTCACGACGTACGGGGATACTGCCATGACCGGGCGCACGACAGTCGACCTGATGTCCCTTGAGGACTTCCACCGGAAGCTCGCCAACCGGCTGGCCGAGGCGGAGCGGGCGGTGCGGAAGCTCGACACCGAGATGCAGTGCCGGCCGCCGGCACTGGGCACGTTCGCCGACGCGACCGACAACGCCCGACGGTACAGCGACATCCACCTGGCCTACTCCCAGCACGTCGCCCGGCTGCGCACCGCCGTCGAGGCGGCGCAGAGCGCGACCGCCACGATCCTGGCCCGCTACCGCACGGCCGAGGCCCGCAACTCCGCCAACTCCGCCGACATCGCCGCCGCCCTCGCCGGGGTCGACGAGGCGATCACCCGGAAGGAGGAGCCGCGTGTCTGAGTACACCCAGCGCTACCAGCCCGAGAGCCACCAGGCCCTCTACGACGGTGTGATGGCCGGTCAGCCCGGTCAGATCGAGGGCGTCGCCGCACAGTGGACGACGCTGAAGGGCATCGTCGACGACCTCCGCCGCGAGCTCAACGGCGATCTGGAGAAGCTGGCCAACACGTGGACGGGCGAGGCGGGCCAGGAGTTCCAGCGCCGGCTGGGCTTCGTCGCCGCGTACGCGGAGTCGCTGGGCGAGGGCATGGCCGACGTGAGCCGCGGGCTGATCCTGATGGCCGACCACCTGCGTACCGCCCGGGAGCAGGCCGAGAGCCCGGCCGAGACCGACGACCACGACCAGGCGATATCCGGCGCGGCGAAGGGTGCGGTCTTCGGTGTGCCCGGCATGGTCGTCGGCGGGCTGCTCGGCCACCAGCAGGACAAGGCCGAGCAGGAGAAGGCGCACCAGCGGATGGTCAACGTGGTCTCCGAGCTGGCCGCCGGCTACGACCTCTCCGCGTACGGGCGGCTAGTGCCCCCACCGCCGCCACCACCGGACACGCCGGGTTCGGTCGACCGTGACGGCACGGCGCCGCGCAGCGGCCCGGCGGTCGGCACGCCGACGGCCGCGCCGACCGCGAGCGGGCTGTCCGCCCGCACGGGCGGGGCGACGGTCTCGACGCAAGACCGGGCGTCGGGCGGGCCCACGTCCGGCACCGGGGGCACGGCGAACCCGGCCGGGGGCGGCGCTGCGGGCACCGGGACGCTCGGCGCCGCACCCGTCGGCGGCACCTCGCTCGCCGGCGCCGATCCGTTGCTCGGCGGCGCGCTGGCCGGTGGTGCCGTCGCCGGCCTGGCCGCGCTGGGCCGGGGCGGCGGCGCGACGGCGACCCCGGGCACCGGCCCCGGCCTGACGTTCGGCACTCCGGGCGGCACCCCGGCCGGCGGAATCGTCGGCACCGGCGCGCTGGCCGGCTCCAGCGGCGCCGCACCCACCTCGGCCCGGCCCGCCGGCGGCACCGCCACACCGGACAGCCGGTCCGCGACCGGAATCGGCCGCAGCGTCGACGGCCGCCGCGGTGAGGGCTCCGGCCGGGACGCCGCCCCCCGCCAGGGCACGGCCGCCAGCCGGGTGCCGGGTGACCGGGCGGTCAGCGGCATCGGGCGTACGGACGCGGGCCGCACGACCGCCGCCGGCGCCCGCCCGGGCCTGCTCGGCGCCGGCCGTGGCAGCGACGACGAGCCGTCCGACGGGCGGCTGACCTGGCTCACCGAGGACGAGATGGTCTGGCGGGACGGCCCGGAGGGCGCGCCGCCGGTGCTCGGCAACTGATTCGACAGGCACCCCCGGGAAAGGGCCACCCGGTCGGTGGCCCCTTCCGCGTCTCTCGAACACCGTCGGGTGCGTGGTGCCGTGGGATTGATCGTGGGTGACGCCCACCGGAAGGCGCGTGCTCGGCGGACGCCGGCACACCTACGCCGGCCCCGCACTGGTCCACATCGCACACGTGGTCGCGGTCACCCGCTTCGGTGCCCGCCGAAGGCTGCGCCGGCCGCCGTCCGGCGATAGGTTTGTCGGGTGTCGTCCGTCGCGCCCGCCCGCCCGCTGTGGGGCGCCGTGCTGCGGTCGCTGCGCGAGGTGACACGGCTGGCGGTCGTCGCGCTGGCGCTCGGCGCCGGGTTCGGTGGCGCCCCGGCCACCGCCACCGCCGCACCGCCGCCGGCGGTCGTCGAGGCGGCCCGACCGGGCATCGTGATCGACGCCGATCCCGTGGCGGCGTCCGGGCCGGCCGATTCGCCCACCCTGCGGACCAGCACCGTCGCGACGTGGGCCGCCGTGCCCGCGACGTGGGACGGGTCCACGCCGGCCGGCGGAGCCGTCGTCCGGCCGCTCGGCGAGCTGACCGTGAGTCGCGGTGTGGTCACCGACGGCCGGCACGAGCCGGCGGGCGAGCCGGGCGAGGGTGGAACCACCCGCCGGGGCCCGCCCACCGCCTGATCCGGCGCCCCTGACGCGCGACGCGCGCTCCTCCTTTCGCGTGTTGGAAGGGAACAAGCCCCGCGAGGGGCGCACCGTTCCCGGATCCCGCCGGCACACCGATCTCCTGCCCGTCACCGGGCCACCACAGTCGAGTTCGTCCTCCGACCGCAAGGTGTCACCTGATGCAGACCGTGCTCTCCGCCGTTCTCCTCGACGTTCCCCGTGCCGCCGTGATCTGGCTCAGCCTGCTCGCGGTGGTCGCCGTCACCGTTGCCGCCCTGCTGCTGCGGCCCGGCCGGCTGCGCCTCGGCGTCGGCGCCCGGATCCACCGTGCCGCGATGCCGAGCGAGTTGGAACGGGCGGCGGAGGAACGGGAGTTGAGCCGGTACGCCGGGGAGGTCGGCGTCGCCGCGGACCGGGCGGCGACCACCGCCCGCCGGCTGCGTACCGAGTGGCTGACCGCGCAGGAAGCGGTCGAGTCGGCCTGGACGGCGTACCAGGAGGCGGAGGCCGAGGTGCACCGGTTGACCACGGCCGCGGCGCTGCCTCTGCCGCGTACGGTCCGGACCCCGGCGGAGTACGCCGAGCGGGAGCGGTTCCTGCACCGGGCCGCGCGGGGCGCGTACGAGCGAGGTGAACTGTCGGTGGAGCAGCTCACCGCCGTCCTCGCCCATCAGGACGGGTGGGATCCCCGGCTGCACCCGGTCGAGCAGGAGCTGGTGCTGCGCCGGGCGGCCCGCGACAACCTCGCCGCCCGCCACTGTGCGGCCCGGGAGCGGGAGCAGGCGGCGTGGCGGGCCGCCGAGCGCGCCGCCGAGGCGGCACGCGCCCTGCGCACCGAGGCGTACGCGGCGACCCGCCGCCGCCCCGAGGAGCAGCCGTCGGTGCTCGCGTTGATCGGCGGGCGCGAGCCGGAGCAGACCCGGGAGATTCCGGCGGTGACGCCGACGGCGGCGGTGGCCCGAGGCCACGCGGCCATTCCGGCCTACTGACGGTCCCGGCCTACCGGCCGCGCAGCCGTCCCGGCCTGCCGACCGTCCCGGCCTGCCGACCGTCCCGGCCTGCCGACCGTCCCGGCCTACCGGCCGCGCAGCCGTCCGGGCCGTCCCCGCCTACCGGCCGCCCGGCCGGCGGGTGACGGCTGGTGGGGTCGGCTGGCCGGGCAGCCCGGCGTCGCCGCGGTGGACGGCCCGCCGTTGGCGCACGAGACGGCCCAGGTAGAGCAGGGTGCCGGCCAGCACGGCCATGTCGTCCAGGTAGATCGGGTCGGGCAGCACGTCGACCGGCAGGATCGTGTAGATCAGCGCGCCGTAGAAGGCGACCCGGCCTCCCACGCCGAGGTCGCCGAGCATGCGACGCATGCGGAACACCCGGATGGCCAGCAGCACGGCGCCGACGAGCGTGGCGACCGCCACGACGCCGAGGATCAGCCAGGCCTCCCGCGACACACCAGTCACGCTAGCCCAACCCGGCCACCCTCGCCCGGCGCACGCTGCCGCTGCTGCCCCGTGGCCGGCACCGCTCGCCGTGATCCTGAAGTTGCGGTGCCGGAGTGGCGGTGCCGGGCGAATCCGGCATGCCATGACAGACCGCCCACCACGGGTCGATGATCGACCGGACGGGCGGCGTGCGAGGATCGGACCGGCCGGGAGGAGGGGGAAGCGGGTGGAGCTGCGGGATCAGCGGGTTGTCGAGTTCAGCCGGGAGCGGCACCTCGCCACGTTGACCACGCTGCGCGCCGACGGCACCCCGCACGTCGTACCGGTGGGGGTCACGCTCGACCCGGCCGCCGGTCTGGCCCGTGTCATCACCAGCGGGACGTCCCTCAAGGCCCGGCACGTGGCCGCCGCGGGCGCCGAGGGCGCTTCGGTGGCGGTGTGCCAGGTGGACGGCCGGCGCTGGCTCACCATCGAGGGCCGGGCGGTCGTGCGATCCGACCCGGCGGCGGTGGCCGAGGCCGAGCGCCGGTACGCCGAGCGCTACCGCACCCCGCGCCCCAATCCGGCCCGGGTCGTCATCGAGATCACCGTGACGCGCCTGCTGGGAAGCCTGTGACCGGCTGACCGGATTCGGCCGCGCCCAGTGGGGCGCACGAGCCGCCTGGCCCCCGTCGCCGCACCCCGAGCACAGGCGTACCGCGTGACCGGCGCCACCCGTACCCCGGAATCCCCGCCCTTCCCCTGCTGTTGTCTTCTCCGGTGGTCGAACCCGACGCGAATCGCGTCCGGGCCGGCCCGTTGCAGAACCGGTGTGCCCGCGGGCCGTCCCGCCCCGGGCTTTCACGTAGCTGAGCCGAGCGCCTTTCCTGGTGCTTGCCGTCTCCGGCCCGCCGGAGGCGTCAGACCCCCCGAATGGAGCCCGACTTATGAGTCTCATCGCGAAGAAGAGTGGCCTGTCCGTCGCCTGCCTGCTCGTCGCCGGCGGGTGCGTCGTCGGGCCGACCGCCAGCGCCCACGCCGCCCCGGCCGGCACCGACCCGGTCACGTCGGTCCGGGCCGACAAGGGTGACCGGAACGACAAGCCGGGCCGGGACAAGCGGGCCGAGCGCATGCTGGGCATCGAGTACGAGGCCCAGCCCAACTTCTACTACTGCGGCCCGGCCGCGACCCGGATCGCGCTGTCGGCGCAGGGCAAGGCGCTGCCGCAGGACGAGGTCGCGAAGATGCTGGGCACCACCGAGGCCGGTACCGACTCGGCGCTGGACACCACCCGGGTGCTCAACGAGCTGACCGGTGGGAAGTACCGGACCACCGAGATCCGGGGCCCGCTGGCCAAGCCGGAGGAGGTCGACCGGCTGCGGAAGGACATGCTCGACGCGGTGGACGCCGGGCGTCCGGTCGTGGCGAACGTCAAGGGCACGGCCGTCGACACCGACGGCGCCCCGCACTCGTACGAGGGCGGCCACTACCTGACCCTGGTGGGCTACCGCGACGGCGGTGACCTCGTCCGCATCGCCGACCCGGCCGCGCCGCAGGGCGAGTACTGGATGACCCTGGAGAAGGTCGCGAACTGGATCGCGGAGCGCGGCTACTCCTCCTGACCGGTCACGGGCCGGCCTCCCCTCACCGGGGAGGTCGGCCCGTCGGCGTCTCCGGGGACGGTGGCCGCGTCGCCCAGCCGGCGCCGGCCGTCGCCGCGCTCGGGATGCCGGCGCCCGCCGGTCAACGGGTGACGGTCCACCCCCGGCTGACCTCGTGGACCAGCCCGGCGAGCAGCGCGGTGCGGGGGACGACGGAGTCCAGGTCCAGCCACTCGGCCGGGCTGTGGTCGGCTCCGCCGACCGGGCCCAGCCCGTCGAGCACCGCCGCGCCGGCCTCGGCCAGCAGGTTCGCGT
This region includes:
- a CDS encoding YkvA family protein — encoded protein: MSREAWLILGVVAVATLVGAVLLAIRVFRMRRMLGDLGVGGRVAFYGALIYTILPVDVLPDPIYLDDMAVLAGTLLYLGRLVRQRRAVHRGDAGLPGQPTPPAVTRRPGGR
- a CDS encoding WXG100 family type VII secretion target, whose translation is MSEYTQRYQPESHQALYDGVMAGQPGQIEGVAAQWTTLKGIVDDLRRELNGDLEKLANTWTGEAGQEFQRRLGFVAAYAESLGEGMADVSRGLILMADHLRTAREQAESPAETDDHDQAISGAAKGAVFGVPGMVVGGLLGHQQDKAEQEKAHQRMVNVVSELAAGYDLSAYGRLVPPPPPPPDTPGSVDRDGTAPRSGPAVGTPTAAPTASGLSARTGGATVSTQDRASGGPTSGTGGTANPAGGGAAGTGTLGAAPVGGTSLAGADPLLGGALAGGAVAGLAALGRGGGATATPGTGPGLTFGTPGGTPAGGIVGTGALAGSSGAAPTSARPAGGTATPDSRSATGIGRSVDGRRGEGSGRDAAPRQGTAASRVPGDRAVSGIGRTDAGRTTAAGARPGLLGAGRGSDDEPSDGRLTWLTEDEMVWRDGPEGAPPVLGN
- a CDS encoding pyridoxamine 5'-phosphate oxidase family protein; its protein translation is MELRDQRVVEFSRERHLATLTTLRADGTPHVVPVGVTLDPAAGLARVITSGTSLKARHVAAAGAEGASVAVCQVDGRRWLTIEGRAVVRSDPAAVAEAERRYAERYRTPRPNPARVVIEITVTRLLGSL
- a CDS encoding C39 family peptidase, with protein sequence MSLIAKKSGLSVACLLVAGGCVVGPTASAHAAPAGTDPVTSVRADKGDRNDKPGRDKRAERMLGIEYEAQPNFYYCGPAATRIALSAQGKALPQDEVAKMLGTTEAGTDSALDTTRVLNELTGGKYRTTEIRGPLAKPEEVDRLRKDMLDAVDAGRPVVANVKGTAVDTDGAPHSYEGGHYLTLVGYRDGGDLVRIADPAAPQGEYWMTLEKVANWIAERGYSS